The following are encoded in a window of Bos javanicus breed banteng chromosome 12, ARS-OSU_banteng_1.0, whole genome shotgun sequence genomic DNA:
- the ZIC2 gene encoding zinc finger protein ZIC 2, whose translation MLLDAGPQFPAIGVGSFARHHHHSAAAAAAAAAEMQDRELSLAAAQNGFVDSAAAHMGAFKLNPGAHELSPGQSSAFTSQGPGAYPGSAAAAAAAAALGPHAAHVGSYSGPPFNSTRDFLFRSRGFGDSAPGGGQHGLFGPGAGGLHHAHSDAQGHLLFPGLPEQHGPHGSQNVLNGQMRLGLPGEVFGRSEQYRQVASPRTDPYSAAQLHNQYGPMNMNMGMNMAAAAAHHHHHHHHPGAFFRYMRQQCIKQELICKWIDPEQLSNPKKSCNKTFSTMHELVTHVSVEHVGGPEQSNHVCFWEECPREGKPFKAKYKLVNHIRVHTGEKPFPCPFPGCGKVFARSENLKIHKRTHTGEKPFQCEFEGCDRRFANSSDRKKHMHVHTSDKPYLCKMCDKSYTHPSSLRKHMKVHESSPQGSESSPAASSGYESSTPPGLVSPSAEPQSSSTLSPAAAAAAAAAAAAAAVSAVHRSGGAGGSSGGGGGGGGGGGAGGGGGGGSSGGGSGTAGGHGGLSSNFNEWYV comes from the exons ATGCTCCTGGACGCGGGGCCGCAGTTCCCGGCTATCGGGGTGGGCAGCTTCGCGCGCCACCATCACCACTCGGCTGCGGCGGCGGCCGCCGCGGCCGCGGAGATGCAAGACCGCGAACTGAGCCTGGCGGCGGCGCAGAACGGCTTCGTGGACTCAGCGGCTGCTCACATGGGCGCCTTCAAGCTCAACCCGGGGGCGCACGAGTTGTCCCCGGGCCAGAGCTCGGCGTTCACGTCGCAGGGCCCCGGCGCCTACCCCGGGTCTGCAGCGGCCGCCGCGGCAGCCGCCGCGCTCGGGCCGCACGCCGCGCATGTCGGCTCCTACTCCGGGCCACCCTTTAACTCCACCCGGGACTTCCTGTTCCGCAGCCGCGGCTTTGGCGACTCGGCGCCCGGCGGCGGGCAGCACGGGCTGTTCGGGCCGGGGGCCGGCGGCCTGCACCACGCGCACTCGGACGCGCAGGGCCACCTCCTCTTCCCCGGCCTCCCGGAGCAGCACGGGCCGCACGGCTCGCAGAATGTGCTCAACGGGCAGATGCGCCTCGGGCTGCCCGGCGAGGTGTTCGGGCGCTCGGAGCAGTACCGCCAGGTGGCCAGCCCGCGGACCGACCCCTACTCGGCGGCGCAGCTCCACAACCAGTACGGCCCCATGAATATGAACATGGGGATGAACATGGCAGCGGCCGCggcccaccatcaccaccaccaccatcaccctggtGCCTTTTTCCGCTACATGCGGCAGCAGTGCATCAAGCAAGAGCTCATCTGCAAGTGGATCGACCCCGAGCAGCTGAGTAACCCGAAGAAGAGCTGCAACAAAACTTTCAGCACCATGCACGAGCTGGTGACCCACGTCTCGGTGGAGCACGTCGGCGGCCCGGAGCAGAGCAACCACGTCTGCTTCTGGGAGGAGTGTCCGCGCGAGGGCAAACCTTTCAAGGCCAAATACAAACTGGTCAACCACATCCGCGTGCACACCGGCGAGAAGCCTTTCCCCTGCCCCTTCCCGGGCTGCGGCAAGGTCTTCGCGCGCTCTGAGAACCTAAAGATCCACAAAAGGACCCACACAG GGGAGAAGCCCTTCCAGTGTGAGTTCGAGGGCTGTGACCGGCGCTTCGCCAACAGCAGCGACAGGAAGAAGCACATGCACGTGCACACCTCGGATAAGCCCTATCTGTGCAAGATGTGTGACAAGTCGTACACGCACCCCAGCTCTCTGCGGAAACACATGAAG GTCCATGAGTCCTCCCCGCAGGGCTCCGAGTCGTCCCCGGCCGCCAGCTCCGGCTACGAGTCGTCCACGCCCCCGGGGCTGGTGTCGCCCAGCGCCGAGCCCCAGAGCAGTTCCACTCTCTCcccggcggcggcagcggctgcagcagcggctgcggcggcggcggccgtgTCCGCGGTGCACCGGAGTGGAGGCGCGGGCGGCAGCTCCGGTGGAGGCGGcgggggaggcggcggcggcggggcgggcgggggcggcggcggcggcagctccGGCGGGGGCAGCGGGACAGCCGGGGGCCACGGCGGCCTGTCCTCCAACTTCAATGAATGGTACGTGTGA
- the ZIC5 gene encoding LOW QUALITY PROTEIN: zinc finger protein ZIC 5 (The sequence of the model RefSeq protein was modified relative to this genomic sequence to represent the inferred CDS: inserted 1 base in 1 codon), which yields MEPPLSKRNPPAPRLADPAAARAWPLQNMTGFPALASAPAHSRVRASAAHLRLRDPVADRGVARAPLRPEHMAQASAPGPRPPSQALPAPPESPAAAARAAASAVHPGARTAPGGGGARGGPSPAPPPPAPPPPPXPSPPPPPPPPPTPPPPALSGYTTTNSGGGGSSGKGHSRDFVLRRDLSATAPAAAMHGAPLGGEPRSGPGSPQHPAPPPASGGMFISASGTYAGPDGGGGGGPALFPSLHEPPGGPGGHPHPLNGQMRLGLAAAAAAAAAAELYGRAEPPFAPRSGDAHYGAVAAAAAAALHGYGAVNLNLNLAAAAAAAAAAAAATGPGPHLQHHAPPPAPPPPPAPAQQPPHLPGAAGAFLRYMRQPIKQELICKWIDSEELAGPPPPPPPAGGSKPCSKTFGTMHELVNHVTVEHVGGPEQSSHVCFWEDCPREGKPFKAKYKLINHIRVHTGEKPFPCPFPGCGKVFARSENLKIHKRTHTGEKPFKCEFDGCDRKFANSSDRKKHSHVHTSDKPYYCKVRGCDKSYTHPSSLRKHMKIHCKSPPPSPGALGYSSVGTPVGDPLSPVLDPTRSRSSTLSPQVTNLNEWYVCQAGGAPSHLHAPSSNGTTSESDDEDMYANPEVVRTIH from the exons ATGGAGCCCCCTTTGAGCAAGAGGAACCCGCCCGCGCCGAGATTAGCGGATCCGGCCGCGGCTCGCGCCTGGCCGCTGCAGAACATGACAGGCTTCCCGGCGCTGGCCAGCGCGCCCGCCCACTCCCGGGTCCGCGCCTCGGCCGCGCACCTCCGCCTGCGGGACCCGGTCGCTGACCGCGGCGTGGCCCGCGCTCCGCTCAGACCGGAGCACATGGCCCAGGCGAGCGCGCCCGGCCCCAGACCTCCCTCCCAGGCGCTCCCGGCGCCGCCCGAGTCCCCGGCGGCcgccgcccgcgccgccgccTCGGCTGTGCACCCCGGCGCCCGCACCGCCCCCGGCGGCGGGGGCGCCCGCGGCGGGCCGtcccccgcgcccccgcccccggcccctcctcctcccc ccccttcgccccctcctcctccccctcctccccccacccctcctcctcctgccctctcgggctacaccaccaccaacagtggcggcggcggcagcagcggcaAAGGCCACAGCAGGGACTTCGTCCTCCGGAGGGACCTTTCCGCCACGGCCCCCGCGGCGGCCATGCACGGGGCCCCGCTCGGAGGGGAGCCGCGCTCGGGCCCCGGCTCCCCCCAGCACCCGGCCCCGCCTCCCGCCTCGGGTGGCATGTTCATCTCGGCCAGCGGCACCTACGCGGGCCcggacggcggcggcggcggcggcccggcgCTCTTCCCCTCGCTGCACGAGCCGCCAGGAGGCCCCGGCGGCCACCCGCACCCGCTCAACGGCCAGATGCGCCTGGGGCTGGCAGCGGCCGCGGCTGCGGCCGCGGCGGCGGAGCTGTACGGCCGCGCCGAGCCGCCTTTCGCGCCGCGCTCGGGAGACGCGCACTACGGGGCGGTGGCGGCCGCGGCGGCCGCCGCCCTGCACGGCTACGGAGCCGTGAACTTAAACCTGAAcctggcggcggcggccgcggctgCGGCCGCGGCGGCCGCAGCCACCGGACCAGGGCCCCACCTGCAACACCACGCGCCGCccccggcgccgccgccgccgccggcgccAGCGCAACAGCCCCCCCACCTCCCGGGGGCGGCCGGGGCCTTCCTGCGCTACATGCGGCAGCCAATCAAGCAGGAGCTGATCTGCAAGTGGATCGACTCCGAGGAGCTagccgggccgccgccgccgccgcctccggcCGGCGGCTCCAAGCCCTGTTCCAAAACTTTCGGCACCATGCACGAGCTGGTGAACCACGTCACCGTGGAGCACGTGGGCGGCCCCGAGCAGAGCAGTCACGTCTGCTTCTGGGAGGACTGTCCGCGCGAGGGCAAGCCCTTCAAGGCCAAATACAAGCTCATCAACCACATCCGCGTGCACACCGGCGAGaagcccttcccctgccccttccCGGGCTGCGGCAAGGTCTTCGCGCGCTCCGAGAACCTCAAGATCCACAAGCGCACTCATACAG GGGAAAAGCCTTTCAAATGTGAATTTGATGGCTGTGACAGGAAGTTTGCCAACAGCAGCGATCGGAAGAAACATTCCCACGTCCACACCAGCGATAAGCCCTACTACTGCAAGGTCCGGGGCTGCGACAAGTCCTACACCCACCCGAGCTCCCTGAGGAAACACATGAAGATTCACTGCAAGTCCCCGCCACCTTCTCCAGGAGCCCTGGGCTACTCATCAGTGGGGACTCCAGTGGGCGACCCCTTGTCCCCTGTGCTAGACCCCACCAGGAGTCGCTCGAGCACTCTGTCCCCTCAGGTGACCAACCTCAATGAGTGGTACGTATGCCAGGCCGGCGGGGCCCCCAGCCACCTGCACGCCCCTTCGAGCAACGGAACCACTTCCGAGTCTGACGACGAGGACATGTACGCGAACCCTGAAGTCGTGCGGACGATACATTAG